A window of Halopelagius inordinatus genomic DNA:
TCGCCGCGGGGTGTTCGTAGTTCTCGCGGACCTTCAGCCCGAGCATGCGGTCTTCCATCATGTCCGTGCGGCCGACGCCGTGTTTGCCCGCCTCCTCGTTGAGATGTTCGATGATGTCCGCGGGCTCCATCTCCTCGCCGTCGATGGCGGTGGGGTAGCCGTTCTCGAACGTTATCTCGACGAGGCCCGTCCCCGTCTCGTTCGCCGGGTCGTCGGTCCACTCGTAGATGTCCTCCGGCGGGACGTAGCTCGGGTCTTCGAGCTGTCCGCCCTCGATGGAGCGACTCCAGAGGTTCGTGTCGATGGACCAGACGCCGTCGTTCCCGCTCTGGACGGGCAGGCCCTTCTCCTCTGCGTACTCCATCTCCCACTCGCGGGTCAGACCCATCTCGCGGACGGGCGCGACCACGTCGAGGTCGGAGGCGCGCCAGACCGTCTCGAAGCGGAGTTGGTCGTTACCCTTCCCGGTACAGCCGTGTGCGACCGCGTCGCAGCCCTCCTCCTTTGCGACGTCGAGGATGGCGTTCGCGATGACCGGACGCGCCAGCGCCGTCCCGAGCGGGTAGCCTTGGTACGTCGCGTTCGCGCGAACCGAGTCGAAACACAACTCCGCGAACTCGTCTTTCGCGTCGACGACGTGCAGGTCGAGTCCGTGCGCGTTCGCCGTCTCTTCTGCCTCTTCGAACTCCGACTGTGGTTGTCCGACGTCCACCGTCACGCCGACGACTTCGTCGTAGCCGTACTCCTCTTTCAGGAGCGAGACGCAGACTGTCGTGTCGAGGCCACCGGAGAACGCGAGTGCAACGCTTGTCATATACTTCGGAGTGGTGGCCTCTTCGGTATAAATTACACGGTTTGAATTTACGAAATAAAGGCGCAGAGATGTCTATAGGGTCGCTAAAAGCTATTGAGTTCGTTTCGTCGAAACCGTCGAAGAGTGTAGTATAGTTGGCCCTAAAGGGCCGGTCGTCGCCGTCGCAGGGCGTCGCCCTGCGGCCCGTCGGACTGCGTCCGACGACGTCGCGAGACTGCGTCTCGCGGGCCACCAGACGTAGTCTGGTGACGCCGCCGCGCGTCAGCAACCGAACGCGACGAGGTGAGGAGAACGGCCGTCTCGGGGTCCGTCTCACCGAGACGCGCGGCTCCGGGGACGCCGAACCGAGCGGCCTCCGAGAGCCTCGTCATCGGTAGTCAGTATCGAACGCACCGTATTAAACGCTTTCGGGGGTGCAAAGCTTGCCACTCGCGTCGCCGCTTGACTTCGACTACTCCGACCCCGGACTCCGCCGGAACACGAGTCGTTCGACCAGGTCGGAACGCTCCATCAGTACGGTTCCGAGCGCACTCATCACGAGGACGTAGCCGACGGCGAAGGCGGGGATGACCTCTCGCATCACCTGCGTGGACCCGCCGGCGGCCAACGCCGCGATGACCAACGAGAACTCGCCGCGCGGGACCATCCCGACGCCGACGCGGACCGACCGCCGCGCCGAGAGGTCGTACACTCGCCCGCCGAAATAGCCCGTCAGAACCTTCGTCGGCGTGGTGACGACGACGGCGACGACCACGGGGACGACGACTGCGGCCACCAGTCGCGGGTCGGTTCCGACGCCGATCCAAAAGAAGAACACGGCCGCGAACACGTCTCTGACGGGTGCCAGCGTCCGCTCGATTCGCTCGCGGTGACCGCTCGTCGAGAAACCCATGCCGACGAAGAAGGCCGCCACCGCTTCGCTCACGCCGAGCGAAAGCGCCGCGCCCGCGACGGGGACGACCACCCCGAGCGTTCGGAGGACGAACGGTTCCGGGTCCGAAACGTCGAGGACGCGCGCGAAGAAGGCCGTCCCGTACTGCACGGCGAGAAACAGGACGCCGAGAAATCCGAAGGCGATTGCCACGCCCTCGGCGACGGAGCCGAGTCCCTCGCCGCCGACGACGAGGGAGGTGACGAAGGCGAGATACGCCGCCATCACGAGGTCCTCGAAGACGAGCGTTCCGAGTATCGGTTCGGACTCGGGGTTGGCTATCCAGCCGAGGTCTATCACCGTCTTCGTGATGATGGCCGACGAGGAGACGTAGACGATGCCGCCCAAGAGGAGCGATTCGACCACAGACCACCCGAGGAGGAGGCCGATACCGACGCCGACGGGGAGGTTGACGGCGATATCTATCGCGCCCGCGCGAGTAATTTTCGTCCTCGACTCGAGGAGTCGGTCCAAGCTGAACTCCAACCCGAGGAAGAAAAGCAGGAGGACGATACCCACCTCAGCCAGAAGCGTCACCGTCTCACCGCCTTCGACGTACGGAAGCCCCGCCCGCCCGGCGACGTACGGTCCGGCGAGGACGCCCCCGACGACGTACAGGGGGATGACGGAGAGTCCGAGACGGAGTGCGACTGCGCCCGCGACGGCGACGACGACGAACAGTTCTCCCAGCGATAGCAGTCCCGCCGCCATCGACTACTCGCCCTCGACGTACGCCGCAACCTGCTTGCAGGCGTCCTTCTGCCCGATGACGACGAGCGTGTCGCCCGCCTCGATTCGGGTGTCGCCGCCGGGCGACGCGAACACCTCGTCGTCGCGTTCGACGGCGATGACGGACGCGCCCGTCTCTCTCCGCAGGTCGGACTCCGCCAGCGTCGTGCCCGCCAGAGGCGAGTCCTCGTCGACGTGCACCCACTCTAACGTGGTGTTGTCGCCGAGTCTCGTCTCTATCGCCTGCGTCTGGACGGGTTGGAAGTACGCCCCTTCGAGCAGGGTTCCGACCTGCCGCGCCAACTGGTCCGACATCTCGAACAGTTTCTCGGAGTCGCTGTCTCTGTCCGGACGCCGGTACACCTCCCGCTTTCCGGTGTTGTGCGTGACGATGACGAGTCTCGACCCGTCGCCCAACTCCACCTCGTGTTTTTTCCCGACGCCGGGGAGGTCGCTCTCGTAGACTGTCATACCGCGACGTACGGTAGCACCGGTGAAAACACCTCGTGGAGTTCCCACCCGACGACGAGGAGGACGCCCGCGGCGGCGAGACAGGCCGTCGGCGGAATCGACAGGTTGTCGTCGATGACGTAGCCCGCGACGACGGGTTTCATCCCGTCTGCGAGCGTCGCGCCCACCGCACCTGCGGCGGCGGCGACGCCGCCGACGACCGGTCCCGCCGCGGGGACGAGAAACGGGAGTCCGAGCGCGAGACAGACGAGAAACATCGCGGCGAGCGTCGAGACGCGCTTTCGTTCGCCCGCCTTCCGCGTCCGCCCGAGCAGACCGCTCACCGGGTCGCCGACGGCGAGCATCAGCATGCCCGGGACGGCGATTGCGGGCCGGAACACGAGGACGACGGCCGTCGTGCTGAAGATGTACAGCGCGTACCCCGCGGGGTTCGACTCCTCGTAGGACCGGGTGAGTTCGTCGAACACCGTCCAGTCGAGGCCGACCACGAGCCGAATCGTCTCCAGACCCGCGACGACCGCGGAGAGACCCACCATCAGCCATCCGAGTTGCGTCCACGTGACGAAGTCCAGCAGGTAAAGGAGGGGCAGTCCGACGCCGGAAGCGTGAACGAGGCGACGTTTCACCTCGCTGTTGCTCGGACGGGTGGGTGAACTCACGCTCTGTCAGGCGTCCGCGGCGGTGACTTCCTCGTACGTCTCGGCCACCTCGTCGAACGTCCGGTCGCCCGCCGTGAGGGCGCGGAGTTGCCCGACGAGTTCCGAGACGGGGACGCGAACCTGCCGTCCGGAGTCGCGAGCGCGGACGGTGACGGTGTCGGGGCCGTCTCCTTCGATACCGTCTCTGTCGACGGTGACGCAGAACGGCGTCCCGACTTCGTCCTGTCTCCGATACCGCCGTCCGATGCTCCCGGAATCGTCGTAGACGACGGAAAAGCCGGATTCGCGCAGTGTCTCGACCACGCTCTCTGAGCGCTCTAACAGCGCGTCGACGTTGCTGACGAGGGGGAACACGCCCACGTCGGTGGGGGCGACGCCGGGGTCCAACGAGAGATACGTCCGTTCCTCGCCGTCGACCTCGTCCTCGCTGTAAGCGTGCGCGAGGAGCGTGTACACCGTCCTATCGACGCCGAACGACGGTTCGACGACGTGCGGGGTGATGTGTTCGCCCGCGACGGTCTGCTGTTCGACGCTGAAGTTCGCCACCTCGGCGTCCACGCGGAACTCCTCGCCGTCGACTTCGACGGTCACCTCGTCGCCCTCGAAGGCGTCGGGGTCACGTCCTGCGAGAGAGTCGAGCGCCTCCGCGATATCTCCGGCCTTCCCGCCGAACTCGGGGCCGAGAACGCTCATGTCGGGGTCGACGACGGCGCGTTCGACCGTCTTCGGTTCGTCGTACTGGCGGAAGATAGTGAAGTCGTCGTCGCCGTGTTCGCCGTGCTTCGAGAGGTCGTAGTCGCCGCGGTAAGCGAAGCCCGCGATTTCGATCCAATCGCCGTCGACTTCGCTCTCCGCGTCCCAACAGTCCGCGGCGTAGTGGGCGCGTTCGCCCGCGAGATGCTGGCGGAACCGGAAGCGGTCCATGTCCACGCCGACCCGTTCGTACCACTCTTGGGCGATACCGAGGAAGTAGCCGACCCACGCGTCGCCGATGATACCCTCCGAAACCGCCTCGCCGATAGTCGTCTCGACGTACTCGCCGTCTTCGCTCTGCTGTTCTGCGGCGGGATAGAGCGTCACCGTCACGTCTTCGACGGCCGAGAGGTCGGGTTCGTCGCGTTCGGGGTCGACGAACTGCTCTAGCTCGGCCTGCGTGAACTCGCGGGTGCGGACGATGCTCTTTCGCGGCGAAATCTCGTTTCTGTAGGCGCGACCTATCTGGGTGACGCCGAACGGGAGGCTGTTCCGCGCGTACTCTTTGATGCGCGGGAACTCCACGAAGATGCCCTGCGCCGTCTCCGGACGGAGGTAGCCCGGCGTCGAAGAGCCCGGACCGATGGTCGTCTCGAACATGAGGTTGAAGTCCTCGACGGACTCGCCCGCGAGTTCCGCGCCGCAGTTCGGACACCGCAGGTCGTTGTCCGCGATGAGCGATTCGACTTCCTCGACGGGGTACGACTCTGCGTCCTCGATGTCGGTTTCGTCCTCGATGAGGTGGTCCGCGCGGTGGGACTCTCCGCACTCGGGGCACTCGACGAGCATGTCGTCGAAGCCGTCGAGGTGGCCCGACGCCTCGAAGACGGGTTCGGGCATGACGGTGGGTGCCTCGATTTCGAGGTTCCCCTCCTGGACGGTGAACCGGTCGCGCCACGCGTCTTCGACGTTGCTCTTCAGCGCCGCGCCCTGCGGACCGAACGTGTAGAAGCCCGCCGCGCCGCCGTAGGCCGCGTTCGACCCGAAGAAGTAGCCGCGGCGCTTTGCCAGTTCCGCGAGGCGTTCGCCCTCGGTCTCACCGCTCATCTCACAGTGCCTCCAACAGGTCGATGTCGCGGACGATGCCGAGCAGTTGGTCGCCGCCCATCAGCGGAATCTGCTCTATGTCTTCGGTTATCATCGCCTGTGCGGCCTCTTTGGCGGATTTTCGCTTCGAGACGGTCACCATCTCGGTGCTCATGAACTCGGAGACGGGTTCGGCGGGCATCTCGACGTTCCGGGTCGGAACGTAGCGGTTGCCGATGCCCTTGATTCCCTCCCACATCCAGTCGTCCTCTTGACCGGCCATCGAGTCGCCGGTACCGTCCTCGCCTTCGACGACGCGCGCGACGGCGATGATGTCCACCTCGGTGAGGATGCCCGCCATCTGTCCGTCGTCGCCCAGCGCAACCGCGTAGGGGACGTTCGCGTAGTATATCTCGCGCTCGGCCACGGTCAACGGCGTGTCGACCCACGTCGTGTTCACGTCGTGGGTCGCGACGTCGTCGGCCATCGCGTCGCAGTCGACTTCGCCGCGGGCGACGGCGCGAACCACGTCCGTGACGGTGACGATGCCTTCCAGTTCGCCGTCGACGACGGGGATGCGACGGAAGCCCTCCTCGACCATCAGACGCGCTATCTCCTCTACGGACGTGTCTCTCGTCGTCGTCGGAACGTCGTTCATCAAGACGGCGAGTTGGTCCTCGTCTGGGTGTTCGATGAGGTCTTCTCGCGAGACGAGTCCGCGGTACTCCTCTCCGTTCTCGCCGCGCTTGACGACCGGAACGGAGGAGAAGCCGCGCTCTTTGAGATATTCGAGAACGTCGTCGCGCGTCCCCGGGAGTTCGACCGTAACGACGTCCTCGCGGGGGGTCATCGCGTCGGCTACGTGCATACCGCGCCATACTGCCCGCCACCTCTTGTAGTCTGCGAAGGTGTACGACCGCCTCCCGCACCGATACGACCGGTCTCTGCCGTCGGTGCTCCCGGCTCGAACCTCCTCTCGCTCCCTGCCCGTACGTCGACCGCCTCACCTCATAACTCGATAAAGGACGGTGTATTATCCGGATCGACCCGCGTTAGTTCATTTTCTATCGAAGATATCCGAAAAGAGAATTCCCGTTCCGACGACTTTATATGTGACTGTTACACAGTATCAAACATGACGCCGAATGCGACGGCGAATATCGGTGCGACGCGCGCCGAGGTCATGGCCTCGGTGGACTCCAGTTCGTCCCACTCGGAGTTCATCATCGCAGACATCTCCTGCGACGAGGCGTGGATATCGATGCGGGTAGAGGACGCACCGTCGCTTCGAGACTGGGCCTGACGCGTCAGGCCCGCCGGGCCGGGGGCGCCGCCACGTCCCCGGTCCGGTCTCACCGCTTCGACGTTCGAGGCCCGGCCCGTCGGGCCGCAGTTTCTCTTCGACCGACTGACGGCGAGAACGGACATCCGTGAGCGACGGCGGACCGTCGCGGCCCCGTCCAGACTGAAGGATTTTTGGTGTCGTCTTCCGTTGCGTGTTCCATGAACTATCGGGAAGTCGAGTCCAGTCGCGAGTTTCTCGTCTCGTTGGACAACGGCGCGGACTGGCGCGAAGAGATAGAGGAGTTCGCCGAACTCGAAGATATCGAGTCGGCGTGGTTCAACGCGATGGGCGCGGTACAGGACGCGGACGTCTGGTTCTACGACCAAGACGACAAGGAGTACCGCTCCGTGACGTTCGACGAACCCCTCGAAGTCGCCGCCTGCGTCGGTAACGTCGCCCTCCTCGACGGCGAACCGTTCGCACACACCCACGCGGTTCTCTCCCGACGAAGCGGGCAGTCGCTGGCGGGTCACCTCAACGCCGCCACCGTCTTCGCTGGCGAGGTGTACATCCGCGCGTTCGACGACCCCCTCGAACGGGAGCACGACGACGTGACCGACCTCGACCTCTGGTTGTAAGCCGTGAGAGAAGAGGACGAACGGTACTTCGCGCGCATCGAAGATCGCCTCGACGAGGCGTTCGACACGGCGCGCGCGGCGAAATCGCGGGGATACGACCCCGAGACGGAGGTGGAGATACCGGTCGCCAAAGACATGGCCGACCGCGTCGAGAACATCCTCGGAATCCCGGACGTGGCCGAACGCGTCCGCGAACTCGAAGGGGAGATGTCCCGCGAGGAGGCCGCCCTCGAACTCGTCACCGACTTCGTCGAGGGGACCGTCGGCGACTACGACTCCCGCGCGGGGAAGGTCGAAGGCGCGGTTCGGACGGCCG
This region includes:
- a CDS encoding diacylglycerol/polyprenol kinase family protein translates to MPLLYLLDFVTWTQLGWLMVGLSAVVAGLETIRLVVGLDWTVFDELTRSYEESNPAGYALYIFSTTAVVLVFRPAIAVPGMLMLAVGDPVSGLLGRTRKAGERKRVSTLAAMFLVCLALGLPFLVPAAGPVVGGVAAAAGAVGATLADGMKPVVAGYVIDDNLSIPPTACLAAAGVLLVVGWELHEVFSPVLPYVAV
- a CDS encoding cation:proton antiporter regulatory subunit, producing the protein MTVYESDLPGVGKKHEVELGDGSRLVIVTHNTGKREVYRRPDRDSDSEKLFEMSDQLARQVGTLLEGAYFQPVQTQAIETRLGDNTTLEWVHVDEDSPLAGTTLAESDLRRETGASVIAVERDDEVFASPGGDTRIEAGDTLVVIGQKDACKQVAAYVEGE
- a CDS encoding argininosuccinate synthase; this translates as MTSVALAFSGGLDTTVCVSLLKEEYGYDEVVGVTVDVGQPQSEFEEAEETANAHGLDLHVVDAKDEFAELCFDSVRANATYQGYPLGTALARPVIANAILDVAKEEGCDAVAHGCTGKGNDQLRFETVWRASDLDVVAPVREMGLTREWEMEYAEEKGLPVQSGNDGVWSIDTNLWSRSIEGGQLEDPSYVPPEDIYEWTDDPANETGTGLVEITFENGYPTAIDGEEMEPADIIEHLNEEAGKHGVGRTDMMEDRMLGLKVRENYEHPAATTLLTAHEGLEQLVLTKDERDFKTTVDNEWSQKGYEGLVESPLMKALEGFIEQTQTKVTGKVTVKFEGGMARAVSRESDFSAYSEEAASFNTETVNGITQQDATGVAKYHGFQSRLANAAYENATKDKPELATDVAEQSSSAHQTLSGDGAGEDESEE
- the glyS gene encoding glycine--tRNA ligase, yielding MSGETEGERLAELAKRRGYFFGSNAAYGGAAGFYTFGPQGAALKSNVEDAWRDRFTVQEGNLEIEAPTVMPEPVFEASGHLDGFDDMLVECPECGESHRADHLIEDETDIEDAESYPVEEVESLIADNDLRCPNCGAELAGESVEDFNLMFETTIGPGSSTPGYLRPETAQGIFVEFPRIKEYARNSLPFGVTQIGRAYRNEISPRKSIVRTREFTQAELEQFVDPERDEPDLSAVEDVTVTLYPAAEQQSEDGEYVETTIGEAVSEGIIGDAWVGYFLGIAQEWYERVGVDMDRFRFRQHLAGERAHYAADCWDAESEVDGDWIEIAGFAYRGDYDLSKHGEHGDDDFTIFRQYDEPKTVERAVVDPDMSVLGPEFGGKAGDIAEALDSLAGRDPDAFEGDEVTVEVDGEEFRVDAEVANFSVEQQTVAGEHITPHVVEPSFGVDRTVYTLLAHAYSEDEVDGEERTYLSLDPGVAPTDVGVFPLVSNVDALLERSESVVETLRESGFSVVYDDSGSIGRRYRRQDEVGTPFCVTVDRDGIEGDGPDTVTVRARDSGRQVRVPVSELVGQLRALTAGDRTFDEVAETYEEVTAADA
- a CDS encoding DUF7556 family protein codes for the protein MTPNATANIGATRAEVMASVDSSSSHSEFIIADISCDEAWISMRVEDAPSLRDWA
- a CDS encoding PPC domain-containing DNA-binding protein, with product MNYREVESSREFLVSLDNGADWREEIEEFAELEDIESAWFNAMGAVQDADVWFYDQDDKEYRSVTFDEPLEVAACVGNVALLDGEPFAHTHAVLSRRSGQSLAGHLNAATVFAGEVYIRAFDDPLEREHDDVTDLDLWL
- a CDS encoding CBS domain-containing protein, which gives rise to MHVADAMTPREDVVTVELPGTRDDVLEYLKERGFSSVPVVKRGENGEEYRGLVSREDLIEHPDEDQLAVLMNDVPTTTRDTSVEEIARLMVEEGFRRIPVVDGELEGIVTVTDVVRAVARGEVDCDAMADDVATHDVNTTWVDTPLTVAEREIYYANVPYAVALGDDGQMAGILTEVDIIAVARVVEGEDGTGDSMAGQEDDWMWEGIKGIGNRYVPTRNVEMPAEPVSEFMSTEMVTVSKRKSAKEAAQAMITEDIEQIPLMGGDQLLGIVRDIDLLEAL
- a CDS encoding cation:proton antiporter is translated as MAAGLLSLGELFVVVAVAGAVALRLGLSVIPLYVVGGVLAGPYVAGRAGLPYVEGGETVTLLAEVGIVLLLFFLGLEFSLDRLLESRTKITRAGAIDIAVNLPVGVGIGLLLGWSVVESLLLGGIVYVSSSAIITKTVIDLGWIANPESEPILGTLVFEDLVMAAYLAFVTSLVVGGEGLGSVAEGVAIAFGFLGVLFLAVQYGTAFFARVLDVSDPEPFVLRTLGVVVPVAGAALSLGVSEAVAAFFVGMGFSTSGHRERIERTLAPVRDVFAAVFFFWIGVGTDPRLVAAVVVPVVVAVVVTTPTKVLTGYFGGRVYDLSARRSVRVGVGMVPRGEFSLVIAALAAGGSTQVMREVIPAFAVGYVLVMSALGTVLMERSDLVERLVFRRSPGSE